One genomic window of Hymenobacter sp. J193 includes the following:
- a CDS encoding lipopolysaccharide assembly protein LapB, protein MSTPRRILYFLVILGFVAAVAALVLSRPTGPVPQLKIRQGSMAAGAEWLNTRKAVAGLQERLRRNPDDHEAQLQLAQAYMQEGRVTGEHAYYDAAAVQMLDKVLRAEPDNFEALCCKSSLSLTQHHFSEGLALARRAQEQNPHSGFVYGLLCDANVELGNYSAAVRAADRMNQVRPDLTAYSRVSYLREIHGDLPGAVEAMHMAVRAGVPGMEQTEWARVMLGHLYETTGNLPEAEKNYNLSLQYRPAYAYALAGLGRVERARHNYPVAIKHLEKARNLVADYAFTDELTDLYRLNGEPQKAQAAARDAIRQLDASAEAADADENVGHYVDRELAFAYLKTNELDKALKHAEIEYQRRPDNIDVCETMAWVHYKRGEYADAAQYMKKARRTNSHNPTQLCRAGLIALKTGQETTGHALIKQALAINPYLEADLADEGRKLLAAR, encoded by the coding sequence ATGAGTACACCTCGACGCATTTTATATTTTTTGGTGATACTAGGCTTTGTGGCTGCGGTGGCTGCTTTGGTGCTGAGCCGCCCCACAGGGCCGGTGCCTCAACTTAAAATCCGGCAGGGTTCCATGGCAGCGGGCGCCGAATGGCTGAACACCCGCAAAGCCGTGGCCGGCTTGCAGGAACGCCTGCGCCGCAACCCCGACGACCATGAGGCTCAATTGCAGTTGGCCCAAGCCTACATGCAAGAGGGCCGCGTGACGGGTGAGCACGCCTACTATGATGCCGCCGCCGTGCAGATGCTGGACAAGGTACTGCGCGCCGAGCCTGACAACTTTGAGGCCCTGTGCTGCAAATCTTCCTTGAGCCTTACGCAGCACCACTTTTCCGAAGGCTTAGCGCTGGCCCGCCGCGCCCAGGAGCAGAACCCCCACAGCGGCTTTGTGTACGGATTGCTATGTGACGCCAACGTGGAACTAGGCAACTACTCCGCTGCCGTGCGCGCCGCCGACCGCATGAACCAGGTGCGTCCTGACCTCACCGCATATTCCCGGGTGTCGTACCTGCGTGAAATTCACGGCGACTTGCCGGGCGCCGTGGAGGCTATGCACATGGCCGTGCGTGCCGGCGTGCCGGGCATGGAGCAAACCGAGTGGGCCCGCGTGATGCTGGGTCACCTTTACGAAACTACCGGCAACCTCCCCGAGGCCGAAAAGAACTACAACCTGTCGTTGCAGTACCGCCCCGCCTACGCTTATGCCCTAGCGGGCCTGGGCCGGGTGGAGCGCGCCCGCCACAATTACCCAGTGGCTATCAAGCACCTCGAAAAAGCCCGCAACCTCGTAGCCGACTATGCCTTCACGGATGAGCTGACCGACCTCTACCGCCTCAACGGCGAACCGCAAAAAGCCCAGGCTGCGGCCCGGGACGCCATCCGGCAGCTGGATGCCAGCGCTGAGGCAGCAGATGCCGACGAGAACGTGGGCCACTACGTGGACCGGGAGCTGGCCTTTGCTTACCTGAAAACCAACGAACTGGACAAGGCTCTAAAGCACGCCGAAATTGAATACCAGCGCCGCCCCGATAACATTGACGTGTGTGAGACCATGGCCTGGGTGCACTACAAGCGCGGCGAGTACGCTGACGCAGCGCAATACATGAAAAAAGCCCGCCGCACCAACTCGCATAATCCTACGCAGCTGTGCCGGGCGGGCCTTATAGCTCTGAAAACCGGTCAGGAAACCACTGGACACGCCCTTATCAAGCAGGCACTGGCCATCAACCCTTACCTGGAAGCTGACCTGGCCGATGAAGGCCGCAAGCTGCTGGCAGCGCGCTAA
- a CDS encoding HupE/UreJ family protein: MRHLSFARRGWLPVGVLLLWLAPQLASAHVLDQDLSKLSRTDIVSTYLLEGFRHILPLGLDHILFVVSLYLLEPRLKSVLWQATAFTVAHSITLGLSMYGLISPPASIVEPIIALSILFVALENIIVQQLNPWRLVIVFGFGLVHGLGFASALASVGLPQAAFVESLIAFNVGVELGQVTVILLLYALVGRWFAGKPWYKQRIVVPASVVIGLIAAYWTVERVFFTS, encoded by the coding sequence ATGCGTCATCTTTCCTTTGCTCGTCGTGGATGGCTGCCAGTAGGTGTGCTTCTTTTATGGCTGGCGCCCCAGCTGGCGTCGGCCCACGTGCTCGACCAGGACCTGAGCAAGCTTTCCCGCACCGATATCGTTTCGACCTACCTGCTGGAGGGCTTCAGGCACATTCTGCCCCTGGGCCTCGACCATATTCTGTTCGTAGTGAGCTTGTACCTGCTGGAGCCGCGGCTCAAGTCGGTGCTGTGGCAGGCCACGGCTTTCACCGTGGCGCACTCCATCACGCTGGGCTTGTCGATGTACGGGCTGATTTCGCCGCCCGCCTCCATCGTGGAGCCCATTATTGCGCTGTCCATCCTATTTGTAGCTCTCGAAAACATCATTGTGCAGCAACTAAATCCTTGGCGGCTGGTCATTGTGTTCGGGTTTGGGCTGGTGCATGGGCTGGGGTTTGCCAGCGCACTGGCATCAGTCGGCTTGCCGCAGGCGGCGTTTGTGGAGTCGCTCATTGCCTTCAACGTGGGCGTGGAGCTGGGCCAGGTTACCGTTATTCTGCTGCTGTATGCGCTGGTGGGGCGCTGGTTTGCCGGCAAGCCCTGGTACAAGCAGCGCATCGTCGTGCCGGCATCCGTTGTCATTGGGCTCATTGCGGCCTATTGGACGGTGGAGCGCGTGTTTTTCACCTCCTGA